In one window of Oncorhynchus keta strain PuntledgeMale-10-30-2019 unplaced genomic scaffold, Oket_V2 Un_contig_1335_pilon_pilon, whole genome shotgun sequence DNA:
- the LOC127918133 gene encoding F-box only protein 7-like: protein MSRVFKDQLVYPLIASAREAMALPAVFGLPVLPPELLLRVLRLLDVSSLLALSSVNRHLHQTTTDPALWRHLYRRDFRDGQDHSRDTQWRELYKKKYTWRREAASYRHHMPRYHPVPPPLYPLHPLPNNPFPFYPPGIIGGEYDQRPGVPGGILPRPRYDPIGPLPGHDPTAGGLIGRRGLRPAGNRPADIRRGFI, encoded by the exons CCATGGCCCTGCCAGCAGTGTTTGGCCTGCCAGTCCTTCCTCCAGAGCTGTTACTGAGGGTGCTGAGACTGCTGGATGTCTCCTCGCTCCTGGCCCTCTCCTCGGTCAACAGACACCTTCACCAAACCACCACAGACCCGGCCCTCTGGAGACACCTCTACCGCAGAGACTTCCGAG ACGGGCAAGACCACAGCAGAGACACTCAGTGGAGAGAG CTCTACAAGAAGAAGTACACGTGGAGGAGAGAAGCAGCCAGTTACCGGCACCACATGCCCCGTTACCACCCTGTCCCCCCACCGCtctaccccctccaccccctccccaacAACCCCTTCCCCTTCTACCCGCCTGGCATCATCGGTGGGGAGTACGACCAGAGACCTGGCGTCCCCGGTGGTATTCTGCCCCGCCCCCGCTACGACCCTATTGGTCCGCTCCCAGGTCACGATCCCACGGCAGGAGGGCTGATTGGACGAAGGGGGCTGAGACCTGCTGGGAACCGGCCGGCTGACATCAGAAGAGGGTTCATATGA